One Alphaproteobacteria bacterium DNA segment encodes these proteins:
- the cobT gene encoding cobaltochelatase subunit CobT: MPPRDKDGPVEQFRQVTAAAMRAVSHKPDLTVAFAPEGALLRGTEARLPAPGRDLPAGEVAIVRGEADAISLKLRHHDEKIHAKRAPNGQIGRAIYDAVEQARCEALGSKRMSGVARNLGAALDERCRQAGYARIADREQAPLVDAVAMLAREAFTGQKPPEAAKRMVDLWRPWVESRAGGDLSDLAKALNDQATFAETARQLIQDLELGEEQGESTEADEDSNENDDSGDDSSQQGESEDTGEQASSEAMMGSETREAAGEDGGEGDGEEHEGEDADGMGEDGPERPGKRWRPPNDLRNSVDEKAYRAFTTEFDEIVEADDLCDADELSRLRNHLDQQLQSLQGVIGRLANRLQRRLLAHQNRAWEFDLEEGTLDAARLARVVANPTVPLSYKRERDTVFRDTVVSLLIDNSGSMRGRPITVAAMSADILARTLERCGVKVEILGFTTRAWKGGQSRERWLAAGKPANPGRLNDLRHIIYKSADAPWRRARKSLGLMLREGLLKENIDGEALLWAHQRLLPRPEQRKIMMVISDGAPVDDSTLSVNPGNYLETHLREAIEYIETRSPVELMAIGIGHDVTRYYRRAVTLVDAEQLGGTVMEKLAELFEEDARESAAPARRRSGTR; this comes from the coding sequence ATGCCGCCGCGCGACAAGGATGGGCCGGTCGAACAATTCCGGCAGGTGACGGCGGCCGCGATGCGCGCGGTTTCGCATAAGCCCGATTTGACGGTCGCCTTCGCGCCCGAAGGCGCGTTGCTGCGCGGCACCGAAGCGCGCTTGCCCGCACCGGGGCGCGACTTGCCGGCGGGCGAAGTCGCCATCGTGCGCGGCGAGGCCGACGCGATTTCGCTGAAGCTGCGCCATCACGACGAGAAGATCCACGCCAAGCGTGCGCCCAACGGGCAGATCGGCCGCGCGATCTACGACGCGGTCGAACAGGCGCGTTGCGAAGCGCTGGGTTCGAAGCGCATGTCGGGTGTCGCGCGCAATCTGGGTGCGGCGTTGGACGAACGCTGCCGCCAAGCGGGCTATGCGCGTATCGCCGATCGCGAGCAGGCACCCCTGGTCGATGCGGTGGCGATGTTGGCGCGCGAGGCCTTTACGGGCCAAAAGCCGCCCGAAGCCGCCAAGCGCATGGTCGATTTGTGGCGGCCGTGGGTCGAATCGCGCGCGGGCGGGGATCTCAGCGATCTCGCCAAGGCGCTCAACGATCAAGCGACCTTCGCCGAAACCGCGCGCCAGTTGATCCAAGATTTGGAGCTGGGCGAGGAGCAGGGCGAGTCGACCGAGGCCGACGAGGATTCGAACGAGAACGACGATTCGGGCGACGATTCGAGCCAGCAGGGCGAGTCCGAAGATACGGGCGAGCAGGCATCGTCCGAAGCGATGATGGGTTCCGAAACGCGCGAAGCGGCCGGCGAAGACGGCGGCGAGGGCGACGGCGAGGAACACGAGGGCGAAGACGCCGACGGCATGGGCGAAGACGGGCCCGAGCGCCCCGGCAAACGCTGGCGCCCGCCCAACGATCTGCGCAATTCCGTCGACGAGAAAGCCTATCGCGCCTTCACGACCGAATTCGACGAGATCGTCGAAGCGGACGATCTGTGCGACGCGGACGAATTGTCGCGCTTGCGCAACCATCTCGACCAGCAGCTTCAAAGCCTGCAAGGGGTGATCGGGCGTCTCGCCAACCGTTTGCAGCGCCGTCTGCTCGCGCACCAGAACCGTGCGTGGGAATTCGACCTCGAGGAAGGCACGCTCGACGCTGCGCGTTTGGCCCGCGTCGTCGCCAACCCGACCGTGCCGCTTTCGTATAAACGCGAGCGCGACACGGTGTTCCGCGACACGGTCGTGTCGCTGCTGATCGACAATTCGGGTTCGATGCGCGGCCGGCCAATTACGGTCGCCGCGATGTCGGCCGATATCCTGGCCCGCACGCTGGAGCGCTGCGGCGTGAAGGTCGAAATCCTCGGCTTCACCACGCGCGCCTGGAAGGGCGGGCAAAGCCGCGAGCGTTGGCTGGCGGCGGGCAAGCCCGCCAATCCCGGCCGCCTCAACGATCTTCGTCACATCATCTACAAAAGCGCGGACGCGCCCTGGCGGCGCGCGCGCAAGTCGTTGGGCTTGATGCTGCGCGAAGGTCTGCTCAAGGAAAACATCGACGGCGAAGCGCTGCTCTGGGCGCATCAACGTCTGCTGCCGCGCCCCGAACAGCGCAAGATCATGATGGTGATCTCGGACGGCGCGCCGGTCGACGATTCGACGCTGTCGGTCAATCCGGGCAACTACCTCGAAACCCATCTGCGCGAGGCGATCGAGTACATCGAAACGCGCTCGCCGGTGGAGTTGATGGCGATCGGTATCGGCCACGACGTGACGCGCTATTATCGGCGCGCGGTCACGCTGGTGGACGCCGAGCAGTTGGGCGGCACGGTGATGGAAAAGCTCGCCGAGTTGTTCGAGGAAGACGCGCGCGAATCGGCCGCCCCGGCGCGGCGGCGTTCCGGCACCCGGTAA
- a CDS encoding CoA ester lyase encodes MPDSVPARLNRTALAVPASRPELFAKAARSAADHVFLDLEDAVAPSDKAKARKNAIDGLNDIDWRGVGKTISVRVNGGDTEWMYRDVIDVVEKAGARLDLLMVPKVNRPEDVIALDMWLGQIERAKGIVTPIGLELLIETAQGLAQVEAIAASCPRVEALILGSGDLAASMGMRTTNIGGLSPAYTIDGRMSDIWHYALARLVVAARAAGKRPIDGPYADFNDPMGLKESAARAAALGCEGKMVIHPSQILAVNEAFTPDPMEIERAKGILLALEEAATRGQGAATYEGRLVDIASIRQARALVAKADRLRQWA; translated from the coding sequence ATGCCCGATAGCGTTCCCGCCCGTTTGAACCGCACGGCGTTGGCGGTCCCCGCCAGCCGGCCCGAGTTGTTCGCCAAGGCGGCACGCTCCGCCGCCGATCACGTCTTCCTCGATCTGGAGGACGCGGTGGCGCCGTCGGACAAGGCCAAGGCGCGCAAGAACGCGATCGACGGCCTCAACGACATCGATTGGCGCGGCGTGGGCAAAACCATTTCGGTGCGCGTCAACGGCGGCGATACGGAATGGATGTATCGCGACGTGATCGACGTCGTGGAAAAAGCAGGCGCGCGGCTCGATCTTCTGATGGTGCCCAAGGTCAACCGGCCGGAAGACGTGATCGCGCTGGATATGTGGCTCGGCCAAATCGAGCGCGCCAAGGGCATCGTCACGCCGATCGGCTTGGAATTGCTGATCGAGACCGCGCAAGGCCTCGCGCAGGTCGAAGCCATCGCCGCTTCCTGTCCGCGCGTCGAAGCGCTGATCCTGGGCTCGGGCGATCTCGCCGCGTCGATGGGCATGCGCACGACCAATATCGGCGGCCTGTCGCCCGCCTACACGATCGACGGAAGGATGAGCGATATCTGGCACTACGCGCTCGCGCGCCTCGTCGTCGCCGCGCGGGCCGCCGGCAAGCGGCCGATCGACGGGCCCTATGCCGATTTCAACGACCCGATGGGCTTGAAGGAATCGGCCGCACGCGCCGCGGCGCTGGGCTGCGAAGGCAAGATGGTCATCCATCCCTCGCAGATTCTGGCCGTCAACGAGGCCTTCACGCCCGATCCGATGGAGATCGAGCGCGCCAAGGGCATTCTGCTGGCGCTGGAAGAAGCGGCGACGCGCGGCCAGGGGGCCGCGACCTACGAGGGCCGCTTGGTCGATATCGCGTCGATCCGCCAGGCGCGCGCGCTCGTCGCCAAGGCCGACCGCCTGCGGCAATGGGCGTAA
- a CDS encoding 5'-nucleotidase C-terminal domain-containing protein codes for MRLIRLGIVGFVLALLAACAPPEPLKLTILHNNDVHSRLQPVTSQNNTCSAQQAAQNQCFGGMARVAALIDREKAAATAAGRQVLTLDAGDQFQGSLFYSHYKGAAEAEVMNLMSYDAMALGNHEFDDGPEVLARFLRTVKVPVLSANVDSTAEPAIRGLYRTHIVVSRGGHRVAIIGATTEDTPAIASPGPRLRFPPAEEKLRPLIADLRAQGVSHIVLLSHLGLSRDREVAAAVDGIDVIVGGHSHTLLSNSAQGAEGPYPVRVRGPAGRDVPIVQAFAYSRFVGRLDIDFDAAGNIVRAEGDTIPVVQSIPPVAAIQAAIDRLDAPLVEVRARPVGVSGAEFPLDGCRARECALGNLVSEAILVATRASGTQIALQNGGGLRAGIPSGNITLGQVLTTLPFQNAVATLKLRGSDFVAALENGLSQVDQNGGRFPQVAGVRYTWDKARPVGSRVVSVELRRADGSYGPFDPNAVYTIATNDFMRRGGDGYTVLRDKAIDPYDFGPGLDDALVEYFRANNPVRVGLDGRIVTR; via the coding sequence ATGCGGCTGATTCGTCTGGGGATCGTCGGGTTCGTTCTGGCGCTGTTGGCGGCTTGCGCGCCGCCCGAGCCGCTGAAGCTCACTATCCTGCACAACAACGACGTCCATTCGCGCCTTCAGCCGGTCACGTCGCAGAACAACACCTGCAGCGCCCAACAGGCGGCGCAGAACCAGTGCTTCGGCGGCATGGCGCGCGTCGCGGCACTGATCGACCGCGAGAAAGCCGCCGCGACCGCCGCCGGGCGCCAGGTGCTTACGCTCGACGCCGGCGACCAGTTCCAGGGCTCGCTGTTCTATTCCCACTATAAAGGTGCGGCCGAAGCCGAGGTGATGAACCTCATGAGCTACGACGCGATGGCGCTGGGCAATCACGAATTCGACGATGGCCCCGAAGTGCTCGCGCGCTTCCTGCGCACGGTGAAGGTGCCCGTCCTCAGCGCCAACGTCGATTCCACGGCCGAGCCCGCGATCCGCGGCCTCTATCGCACGCATATCGTCGTCTCGCGCGGCGGCCATCGCGTCGCGATCATCGGCGCCACGACCGAGGATACGCCCGCGATCGCTTCGCCCGGCCCGCGCCTGCGCTTCCCGCCGGCGGAGGAAAAACTGCGGCCGCTGATCGCCGATCTGCGCGCGCAAGGCGTGTCGCATATCGTGCTGCTGTCGCATCTCGGCCTGTCGCGCGACCGCGAAGTCGCCGCCGCCGTCGACGGCATCGACGTGATCGTCGGCGGCCATTCGCACACGCTGCTGTCGAACAGCGCCCAGGGTGCCGAAGGTCCGTATCCCGTGCGCGTGCGCGGGCCCGCGGGCCGCGACGTGCCGATCGTCCAAGCCTTCGCCTATTCGCGCTTCGTCGGCCGTCTCGACATCGATTTCGACGCGGCGGGCAATATCGTGCGCGCCGAAGGCGATACGATCCCGGTCGTCCAGTCGATTCCGCCGGTCGCGGCGATCCAGGCGGCGATCGACCGTCTCGACGCGCCGCTGGTCGAAGTGCGCGCGCGCCCCGTGGGCGTGTCGGGCGCGGAATTCCCGCTCGACGGCTGCCGCGCCCGCGAATGCGCGCTCGGCAATCTCGTGTCGGAAGCGATCCTCGTGGCGACGCGCGCCAGCGGCACGCAGATCGCGCTTCAGAACGGCGGCGGTCTGCGCGCGGGCATTCCGTCGGGCAACATCACGCTGGGCCAGGTGCTGACGACGCTGCCGTTCCAGAACGCGGTCGCGACGTTGAAGCTGCGCGGCAGCGACTTCGTCGCGGCGCTGGAAAACGGCTTGTCGCAGGTCGACCAGAACGGCGGCCGCTTCCCGCAGGTCGCAGGCGTGCGCTACACCTGGGACAAGGCACGCCCGGTGGGCAGCCGTGTCGTTTCGGTCGAGCTTCGCCGCGCGGACGGCAGCTACGGCCCGTTCGATCCCAACGCCGTCTACACGATCGCCACGAACGACTTCATGCGCCGCGGCGGCGACGGCTACACCGTGCTGCGCGACAAGGCGATCGATCCCTACGATTTCGGCCCCGGCCTCGACGACGCCTTGGTCGAGTATTTCCGCGCCAACAACCCCGTGCGCGTCGGGTTGGACGGTCGTATCGTGACGCGCTGA
- a CDS encoding dienelactone hydrolase family protein, translated as MAPDDLVPVALRDERKALQPDALPVGRRGFMAGASLATGYALAAGPVAAQTAITTDTQGLAAGMANVRTADGKQMPVYYARPAQGQKFATVIVVQEIFGVHEYIKDTCRRLAKAGYLAIAPELYFRQGDASKVSDIQVLLRDIVGKVPDAQVMSDIDATVAWAGGSVGKGETARLGITGFCWGGRAVWLYAAHNQNVRAGVAWYGVLTGPTNEFRTRHPLDLVANINAPILGLYGAADQGIPNDTVDRMRDALRAAGKKSEIVLYPDTPHAFHADYRPSYRAAQAQDGWRRLEVWFSRNLV; from the coding sequence ATGGCTCCAGACGATCTCGTTCCCGTCGCCTTGCGCGACGAGCGCAAGGCCCTGCAACCCGACGCGCTGCCGGTCGGCCGCCGCGGCTTCATGGCGGGCGCTTCGCTCGCCACCGGCTACGCGCTCGCCGCCGGGCCGGTCGCGGCGCAAACCGCGATCACGACGGACACGCAAGGCCTTGCCGCCGGCATGGCCAATGTGCGCACCGCCGACGGCAAGCAAATGCCGGTCTATTACGCGCGTCCCGCCCAAGGTCAGAAATTCGCGACCGTGATCGTGGTGCAGGAAATCTTCGGCGTTCACGAATACATCAAGGATACCTGCCGCCGCTTGGCGAAGGCCGGGTATCTCGCCATCGCACCGGAACTTTATTTCCGCCAGGGCGACGCGTCGAAAGTGTCCGATATCCAAGTGCTGTTGCGCGACATCGTCGGCAAAGTGCCGGATGCGCAAGTCATGTCCGACATCGACGCGACCGTGGCCTGGGCCGGCGGCAGCGTGGGCAAGGGCGAAACCGCGCGCTTGGGCATCACCGGCTTCTGCTGGGGCGGGCGCGCCGTGTGGCTTTACGCCGCGCATAACCAGAACGTCCGCGCGGGCGTCGCTTGGTACGGCGTGCTGACCGGGCCGACGAACGAGTTCCGCACCCGTCACCCGCTCGACCTCGTCGCGAATATCAACGCGCCGATCCTCGGGCTCTACGGCGCCGCCGATCAAGGCATTCCGAACGACACGGTCGACCGGATGCGCGACGCGCTGCGCGCGGCGGGTAAAAAGTCGGAAATCGTCCTCTATCCCGACACGCCGCACGCGTTCCACGCGGATTACCGGCCGAGCTATCGCGCGGCGCAGGCGCAGGATGGCTGGCGCCGTTTGGAAGTTTGGTTCTCGCGGAATCTGGTCTGA
- a CDS encoding esterase-like activity of phytase family protein has product MRASRIPLDEKDAARSRVDRLIWRGGLQLGADDDRFGGWSDLRVDPDNKRATLISDRGGAMGLGLDFDGTLTGVGPARIGDLIGPNGRAFDDNRNADAEGLARLSDGGFAVSLERRHRILIYPQSDPPFTRSPRTLAAPPGFNDVPNNGGMEAIAALPDGRLLVFVEDRPWGFVGGDKGWIKFEYRAGDGFKPVGACVVGDAAIVLERSFGWAGFASRIVRVPLVAFREGASVAGEELARLRAPLAIDNFEGIDATKDASGRDLLWLIADDNFSFLQRTLLVCFEIA; this is encoded by the coding sequence GTGCGCGCGTCGCGCATTCCCCTCGACGAGAAGGATGCGGCGCGCAGCCGCGTCGATCGCCTGATCTGGCGCGGCGGCTTGCAACTCGGTGCCGACGACGATCGCTTCGGCGGCTGGTCGGATCTGCGCGTCGATCCCGATAACAAACGCGCGACGCTGATTTCCGATCGCGGCGGGGCGATGGGACTCGGCCTCGATTTCGACGGCACGCTGACGGGGGTGGGCCCCGCGCGCATCGGCGATCTGATCGGGCCGAACGGGCGCGCCTTCGACGACAATCGCAATGCCGATGCGGAAGGATTGGCGCGTCTGTCCGATGGCGGCTTCGCGGTCTCGCTCGAACGCCGACATCGGATTTTGATCTATCCGCAATCCGATCCGCCGTTCACGCGCAGCCCCCGCACGCTTGCCGCACCGCCGGGCTTCAACGACGTGCCGAACAACGGTGGCATGGAAGCGATCGCCGCCTTGCCCGACGGGCGCTTGCTCGTGTTCGTCGAGGATCGCCCTTGGGGGTTCGTCGGCGGCGACAAAGGCTGGATCAAGTTCGAGTATCGCGCGGGCGACGGATTCAAGCCGGTCGGTGCTTGCGTCGTCGGCGACGCGGCGATCGTGCTCGAACGCAGCTTCGGCTGGGCGGGGTTCGCCTCGCGCATCGTGCGCGTGCCCTTGGTCGCGTTTCGCGAAGGCGCCAGTGTCGCGGGCGAGGAATTGGCGCGATTGCGCGCCCCGCTCGCGATCGACAATTTCGAAGGTATCGACGCGACCAAGGATGCGTCGGGCCGCGATCTGCTCTGGCTGATCGCCGACGACAATTTCAGCTTCCTGCAGCGCACGCTGCTGGTGTGCTTCGAAATCGCCTAA
- the rpmB gene encoding 50S ribosomal protein L28: MSRRCIVTGKGALVGNNVSHANNKTKRRFLPNLQNATLLSDVLGQGISVRLSTRGLKTVEHAGGLDAWLAKTPAAKLDKDLRRFKARIEKALEKRAA, encoded by the coding sequence ATGTCGCGTCGTTGCATTGTCACCGGTAAGGGCGCCTTGGTCGGGAACAACGTTTCCCACGCCAACAACAAGACGAAGCGCCGCTTCCTGCCGAACCTGCAGAACGCGACGCTGCTGTCGGACGTGTTGGGCCAGGGCATCAGCGTTCGTCTGTCGACGCGCGGTCTGAAGACGGTCGAACACGCCGGCGGTCTGGACGCGTGGCTCGCGAAGACGCCGGCCGCCAAGCTCGACAAGGATCTGCGCCGCTTCAAGGCGCGCATCGAAAAGGCGCTGGAGAAGCGCGCCGCCTAA
- a CDS encoding acetyl-CoA carboxylase carboxyltransferase subunit alpha, whose translation MTHYLEFEKPIAELEGKIEELKRLTGDANLNIADEVAKLQGKVDKQLRAAYAKLTAWQKVQVARHPERPHYVDYAKALIEDYMPLAGDRLYADDKAILGGIGRFRGRSVVVMGHEKGADTESRIRHNFGMARPEGYRKAQRLMQLAERFKLPVVALVDTAGAYPGIDAEARGQAEAIARAIEICLKIKVPLVAAVIGEGGSGGAIAIAAANRVLMMEHAIYSVISPEGCASILWRSAEHAQTAAEALKLTAQDLLKLGIIDRIVPEPMGGAHRDPQAAINALGDALDASLGELVGHDGAALRARRREKFVEMGRKGL comes from the coding sequence ATGACGCATTACCTCGAATTCGAGAAGCCGATCGCCGAGCTCGAAGGCAAGATCGAAGAGCTCAAGCGCCTGACCGGCGACGCCAATCTCAACATCGCCGACGAAGTCGCCAAGCTGCAAGGCAAGGTCGACAAGCAGTTGCGCGCCGCCTACGCCAAGCTGACCGCGTGGCAGAAGGTCCAGGTCGCGCGCCATCCCGAACGGCCGCATTACGTCGATTACGCCAAGGCGCTGATCGAGGATTACATGCCGCTGGCCGGCGACCGGCTTTACGCCGACGACAAGGCGATCCTGGGCGGCATCGGCCGTTTCCGCGGCCGCTCGGTCGTCGTCATGGGCCATGAAAAGGGTGCGGATACCGAAAGCCGCATCCGTCACAATTTCGGCATGGCGCGCCCGGAAGGCTATCGCAAGGCGCAGCGCCTGATGCAGCTGGCCGAGCGCTTCAAGCTGCCGGTCGTCGCGCTGGTCGATACGGCGGGTGCTTATCCCGGCATCGACGCCGAAGCGCGCGGCCAGGCCGAAGCGATCGCGCGTGCGATCGAGATCTGCCTCAAAATCAAAGTGCCGCTGGTCGCCGCCGTGATCGGCGAAGGCGGATCGGGCGGCGCCATCGCCATCGCCGCCGCCAACCGCGTGCTGATGATGGAACACGCGATCTATTCGGTGATCTCGCCCGAAGGCTGCGCGTCCATCCTGTGGCGTTCGGCCGAACACGCGCAGACCGCCGCCGAAGCCTTGAAGCTGACGGCGCAGGACCTGCTGAAGCTCGGAATCATCGACCGCATCGTGCCCGAACCGATGGGCGGGGCGCATCGCGATCCGCAAGCCGCGATCAACGCGCTGGGCGATGCGCTGGACGCGTCGCTGGGCGAACTCGTCGGCCATGACGGGGCGGCGTTGCGCGCGCGCCGGCGCGAGAAATTCGTCGAAATGGGCCGCAAGGGCCTCTGA
- the meaB gene encoding methylmalonyl Co-A mutase-associated GTPase MeaB, with translation MAADAKSDAAILAGQVRGGDRRALARAITLVESTRADHRETAETLVAALLPDTGRAIRVGISGPPGAGKSTFIEAFGLHLLEAGRKPAVLAVDPSSPVSGGSILGDKTRMEYLARDERAFIRPSPSGGTLGGVARRTREAALVCEAAGFDTLLIETVGVGQSETAVAEMVDLFMLLLPPAGGDELQGIKKGIVELADLVVINKDDGDLAPAAGRTAAEYGAALHMLRPASSAWHPPVLRVSALNRIGMEAVWGQILAHRAALGAAGLAAKRAGQARAVLWREIEEEVRGRLAARGTLQGLLERLEIDISQGLIGPAQAARLVVDALAKPGS, from the coding sequence ATGGCCGCCGACGCCAAAAGCGACGCGGCCATCCTCGCCGGCCAGGTTCGCGGCGGCGATCGCCGGGCGCTCGCGCGCGCCATCACGCTGGTCGAATCGACGCGTGCCGATCATCGCGAAACGGCCGAGACTCTCGTCGCGGCGTTGCTGCCCGATACGGGCCGCGCGATTCGCGTGGGCATTTCCGGCCCGCCGGGGGCGGGCAAATCGACCTTCATCGAAGCTTTCGGTTTGCATCTGCTGGAAGCGGGCCGCAAACCCGCCGTGCTCGCGGTCGATCCGTCGAGCCCCGTGTCGGGCGGTTCGATCCTCGGCGACAAGACGCGCATGGAATATCTCGCGCGCGACGAGCGCGCCTTCATCCGCCCGTCGCCGTCAGGCGGCACGCTGGGCGGGGTCGCGCGGCGCACGCGCGAGGCGGCACTGGTGTGCGAAGCCGCCGGGTTCGACACGCTGCTGATCGAAACCGTCGGCGTGGGTCAGTCGGAAACCGCCGTCGCCGAGATGGTCGATCTGTTCATGTTGTTGCTGCCGCCCGCCGGCGGCGACGAACTGCAAGGCATCAAGAAGGGCATCGTCGAGCTCGCCGATCTGGTCGTCATCAACAAGGACGACGGCGATCTCGCCCCCGCCGCCGGCCGCACGGCGGCCGAATACGGGGCGGCGCTGCATATGTTGCGGCCCGCGTCGTCGGCTTGGCATCCACCGGTCTTGCGCGTCTCCGCTTTGAACCGGATAGGTATGGAAGCGGTCTGGGGCCAGATCCTGGCCCATCGCGCGGCACTCGGCGCCGCCGGACTCGCGGCCAAGCGGGCGGGCCAAGCCCGGGCCGTTCTTTGGCGGGAAATCGAGGAAGAAGTGCGCGGGCGGCTGGCCGCCAGGGGCACACTCCAGGGGCTGTTGGAACGCCTAGAAATCGATATTTCCCAAGGACTTATCGGTCCAGCCCAGGCCGCCCGTCTTGTCGTCGACGCGCTGGCCAAACCCGGGAGTTGA